ATGGTTTTGTTGAGTTGAGCCGTAGATAATAGAGTGTACAAGAATATGAGACTGATTGTATCATGTATGTTGGTATGCAGTAGTGGCCTTGCAGGCCTGTAGGTGGTGATACTACAATCTGGTGAAGGTGGTGGTATGTTGATTGACACAGGGAATGGGAGATGCTGAGTATATCTGAACTGTAATGCAGGTAGGAGGTGTAAGCGGAACTGTCAGCTGTAATCCGAGGTTTGGAGTTGAAGTGTTATGTTGGCATTAGTAATTGTAGAATCAGAATGGGTAGTCTCATTGAGAGCTTGCAACTGCATTCGCAGGTAAAGCTAAATTTGCAATTGAAGTTAAATCATAAAGTTTTATTGCAATGTATATGTTTGTAATGAGGATTATAGGAATATAATGATGTAAGAACGTTTAGTCTGCTCTTTGGCTCAATCCTGAAGTGTTAGTTGTAGGACTGAACAAATTCAGTCCGACTTAGATTTCCTTTCTGTCTGACTCAGTTGTCTGACTGAGTCGACTCACCTGACTCACCTGAATCAGTCTAATTGACTGAGTTGAATCCTTTGATTAAGTTAACCAGTTGACCTGACCTTGACCCATTGACTATTGACTTTATCAAACTTTGACCTGGACTTAGACATTGACCATTAATTGACCATgttgactgttagagaccgttagttgacACTAGTGTACCAGGTCTTGTGTAATGGGCTTTGTTTTAGTGGAATTGGTTTTAGGTTTAGTGTTCCTATTTTGATTAGGGGtgagcaacggacggacggttgcgaaTTAGGGATTGCCCGCGcgtccaaaccgtcaaagttgcggatatGAAAATCAAACCAtgtccggcccaatcacccgcggatttcacATCCGCTGATCAACTGATAATAcggaccggatgcggattaaccgcggatttagtcagggaaaataaaaatgtaaaccaaaaagtaaaacaaacaaaaaatactAAGTTTAGGAACTAGAATTTTGATACAAAAGAAGTTAACACAAAAGAGTATTGTGTTCTTTTTTAGGGAAAAGAATATGTACTAATTCAACAACCGAAGGTAAACTATCAAATGCAACAAGTCTGGTGCCAAGCCAATGGAACTTCTGCTGTCAAAAAAGAGTCCTTGGATTTGAGTACTAGTTCATTCAATCCATAATAGATATGTCTGGAATATCCTTCAAGATTTCTGCCACCTCTGTAAAATGAGGAGTTATAGAGTAGTCAGTAAACAGTTGCAAAATAAGAACTGTACACTATACAACGCATTACCTAACAAATTCACGGCAAAGTATACTATTCAGACGCTGTTTACGACAGCATCATTGCCTAACTCCCACTGCTTATCTTGTTAATGAAAAGAAAACAACTATGACAGACCTTTACTTAATAAACACATATACACGATCTCAACACCCCAAGTGGTTTGCACATGCCAGTGATATGCTAGTTCTGGAAGAGACTAGCAAATAAATTAGACTATAGCAAATAATTGAGATTTCAACCAATGAATCATAAGGAGCAGTTCACGAAGAGAATCAAGCTCAAGCTTACCCCCGAGCTACAACAAGTATGATGGTACAGATGGAGGCATGCTGATCTTCCATGGAGCAGTTCTAGTATGGTTACCACTTATATCAAAGTAACAAAGCATAACACTGAAATCACACATAACATTTGTGGAAGAGATTCCACAAGCAAATAAATCAGCACCTCCATCTTTATTTCAAGTTCCAATCCTGCCGTGATTCAAAGCTACAAATCAATTTCTAATGAACCCTAGGTTTTATAGATACAAAATTAGATGGAAACAGAAGTATTGTTCAATAAACCATCATACTCAAATCAATCAGCTGAAATAAGAGTAGTTAAGGTAGAAATCATACCTTCAATCTCAAATCAAGgacaccaagaaaaaaaaaacccctTTCACTTTCAGTTAACTAGTTTTCTTCTGTCTTTCCATAATTTGGGAACAAATCTGATATAGTTTTTGATTGTGATGAATGTATAGGAACAAACAAGTTCTTGTCTTTGGTATACGAAATCTTCCTTCGACCTGAATTACGAGATTGAAGAGACtagagagaaaagagaaaacaaTAGCAATGAGCGTGACTTAGGTTTTAGAAGATAGGGATGTTTATATATAAAACCTCTTACTTCCCATATTATCCTCAATAATTCTATTAAATTCCCTGACTGTCCacggtgcgggtgaatccgcggtTGTCAATATCCAACCGCACCCAACCCGCTAAAatatgcggatttgagaatctcacccgtgtccggtccatacgtcttgcggtttgggtgaaatccgcaattttgctgacggatacgggtgaaatccgcggttccgatttttatgctcacccctaattttgatgtattggACCTTTATGGTCTGGataacctttggttccttctacaaagttataggtacccataagacttagctattGGACTTTAGAATCAACCTaactgaattagtaaaccttagatatgatgaagatagataataaaaaggtgtaaagtcataaatagGCTTAAAACTATTAGATAGAAttgtatgagccttgtatgatccttttggataaattcttagagtgcttgtgtgattaacagttagtctatttaacaacgatcgattcaaaggatgaaccagtagatcgtggatctcgaggtaggcgtggcttgtcattaaAATAGgggggaatacttttaactcttttgaaaccattgttgtttcttttacaaaagtttatgtttaacaaactcatgcattgtctatttgtgcatttcttacattgtttagtttgtgttatgattgttctgttgattctttgaatcttttcatgaattggaaaggacttgtaatgtttttttttatttttttctaaatcacatttttattgaaaaataacAAGGCTAAAATTAAGCCCAAAGTTATACAAACTAAAAAGTAGAAACTAAATCAATACAGACTTAAGAATTTAAGTAGAATTCAACATAAGTAATAATAAGCCACTCTTGGCAGCTCAATCCTCTTAAGAGAAGGGGGTCTTCCAATGTGAATATTTCTTTCTCCTGCTTTCAAGCCTACCCCATTGGTTGCTAATGTGATTGCTGAAAATTTAACTTCCTTTATGCAGTGTAATAATTCCATTTTCTCAAACTTATCaatcacttttaaccatcttacTCTGATGTACCAAGGTATATCACCACTTTTAAACATTTCAATAGTAGTATTTGAACTTGATTGTATAATTACCTTGGTACTTCCATTAAAAGCATCCCATTCAATAGAACATAATATAGCAAATGCATCTGCAATGGAAGAAGGAGTTATACCAAGACCCCCTGTAAGAGTACCAATTACCTGACTTCTGCAATCTCTAGCAATAATCCCAACACCAGCTTTACCTGGATCTCCAAATGATACACCAGCACAACAATACAGAGTAAAATCTGTTTCAGGAGCTTGCCAGTAGATTTCTTTGATGCAGTTGTATTTAATCTTTCTATTACCAATTTTGAAGAATGACAAAACTTGAAAATCAATTCTTGGTTCCATTGATTGCCTTTCATTCTGTAGCTTCCTTCTTGTACTGCTTCAATTCTTGGTTCCATTGAAAATCCTACATTTGAATGCATTGCAATTTGGCTGAACTTCCTCAAACAGCTGTTTGTTTCTTTGAAACCACAGATCTTTCATTGTAGTACAGGAAGTAGTCATCCAAATCTCTTTGATGATTGGGCACTTATTTTTTGCAGCTACACTGATGTCTTCAAAAGATTTTggatttttaaaaccaaaaataGATCCAAGCCAAGACAAAATCTCCAGACTGAATTTGCACTTCCAAAGTGTATGAAACATATTATCACATTGTTCATGATATATACAACATCTAGATACCATGTCATAGcctattttcatcattttctcatcATCCATATAGACACCTTGCTATAGCTTCCAAATATTACTAGCTATACTAGGGTGTAAGAAAGATTTCCATATGTAGTCAGGCCATACCAGTTTTGGTTCTTTGTTTCTAACTCTCTCTACTGCAGCTGAAGTAACAAAATTACCACTTTTGTGCCCAGTCCATATTATCTGATCATCACCATTTCCAATTTCAGGCAAGCAAGATATGGGTAGTAATTCTTGTAACTCAGGAGGAATGCACCAATGTCTCCCATTTAACAAACTTGCTACCCTCATATTCATATTATTTTGAACCAAATCAGAGAAACCAATCTGATTTACCAATGGTGAATCTCCAACCCATGTATCAAACCAAACTGATATATTGGCTCCATTACCTACAGTCCACCTTGCATCCTCTTTTAAATAATTCCAAGCCCATTTTATCCCTTTCCAAATAGATGATTGTTTCCGTGAAGTAATCCAAAGTCCATATTTATCCTTAAATTTTGCATTAAAGAACTGAGCCCACTCCTCTTTAGTATTAAGAattttccacaacattttcatcaACAACAGTTTGTTTATCACTTCAAGTCTGTGTATTCCTAAACCCCCTTCTTTAAAAGGAGTGCACACTCTCTTCCATGAGATAATTTTGAACTTCCTTTTTCACCATCACCAGACCATAGAAAGTTCTTAATGATCTTCTCACAAATCTTTATAATAGAAGAAGGCCATTTATACACAGCCATTGAATAAATAGGAATGCTACACAACACTGACTTGACAAGAATAACTCTATCTTGAAATGAAAGCAATTTACCTTTCCAAGCTGCAAGCTTTCTTTGAAGTTGTTCCACTATAGGCCACACCATTGAAGAAGTTACTCTTCCTGGAGCTAAGAAAACACTCAAATATTTATCTGGAAAATGAGATAACTCCATATTTACCACTTcacttatttgttgttttcttgcaGTTGTAACTCCATCCGCAAAACACTTGCTCTTGCTTTTGTTTATGACTTGCCCTGAACTGAGCTGGTAATCGTCTAGCAAAGATAATAAATTTTTTAAGATCTTCTTAGCACCATTTCAAAAGATAAATAgatcatctgcaaagaaaaggTGAGTTGGATGAACACCTTTTCTTATTACCATAGGAAGTATTCTACCCATTCCAACTAATTTTGATACATTTCTACTCAGCACATCCTCCATCAGCACAAAAAGAATGGGAGATAATGGATCTCCTTGCCTCAAACCTCTCCCAACTGAGAAAAAACCACATGGTCCTCCTTCACCATGACTGAAATTATTGCAGACTGAAATAATGCCATTAACCAGTCACACCATGAGGAAGAAAAACCATATTTCCTTAAAACTTTTATAAGAAATTCCCAACTGACAGAGTCATATGCCTGAGAAATATCCAACTTAAGCCCAACATTCCCACCTCTTCTTGGGATATAAGTATTTCCAACTGACAGAGTCATATGCCTGAGAAATATCTAACTTAAGGACTTGTAATGttggtcattatgaattgttttgggaaataagcatttccacctgtggtatataggatacgctccttcgtaTTTATATCTATTtactttcagcttttatgcttattaggtgtggaacaaaccggcatcaatatagctatgtaggtgtggaaaagaCCGGCATCACTAGTATATtttatttgaagaagaagtttatcCATATACAAGTATGTTTATTtcaagtgacttggtcacttgttgatgtttgggaaaacatgtattgttttccaaatcttgctcatgatttctttaaagttaaatgttattcctgctgggcaccccttttagggatgatgtgctcaccctttcccactttcagtttcagagacagatcagagttgcacagcgaaagcttcaaggatttgactccgttaattagttaacttctgctatgtttattatgttgtgtattctatttgtaaaccaaatgattattgtatatgtatcacttgaaagtagttcttgtatatatatttcagagaggggatagtttttgggttaagttttatagcagatttcttaattgaatgtttaagtatatgatttagatccttagtacctctttatttagttaatctcttgggttagtcagctgctagctttgggagcGCTACAatttagattagcaatctgtatggactaactccaatatactttcaagagaatcaactagacacaatcttaacaaagtatatctgaaaaagagggggtctaacaccaccacccaatatttcgcttagcaatctgtatagacaaactcgaatatatttttaagagaatcaacaagacttaatcaattaaaagtatatcaacgagtttatatctctcttttgatttgatttcctcaaacagaaactgcgagtactaatcaaatacaaggaataacttggatggtaccaaagaccaatatccaagtgtcaatcaatatcaatcaacaaccgttaggtaggattctccaattgattgatctaacgtacaacctgtattatttcaattataaagataaaacaatataatgcggaaattgaaataacaaagacactagaaattttgttaacgaggaaaccgcaaatgcaggaaaaaccccgggacctagtccagattgaacacacactgtattaagccgcaacagacactagcctactccaagctaacttcagactagactgtagttgaaccccagtcagtctcccacaaggtacagttgtactccttacgcctctgatcccagcaggatactgcgcacttgattcccttagctgatctcacccacaactaagagttgctacgaccaaaaatcgcaggctttgacaataaacaaatctgtctcacacagacaagtctatcaaaggatcaatctgtctcccacagaaaaaccctaaagtttttgttccgtcttttgataataatcaaggtgagaaggaaccaattgataatccggtcttatattcacgaagaacaacctagattaatcaatcacctcacaacaatcttaattgtatggtagcgaaacaagatgttgtggaatcaaaaataatgagacgaatatgtttgtgatcactttttatatcttgcctatcggagatatcaa
This is a stretch of genomic DNA from Papaver somniferum cultivar HN1 chromosome 1, ASM357369v1, whole genome shotgun sequence. It encodes these proteins:
- the LOC113350841 gene encoding uncharacterized protein LOC113350841 yields the protein MEPRIDFQVLSFFKIGNRKIKYNCIKEIYWQAPETDFTLYCCAGVSFGDPGKAGVGIIARDCRSQVIGTLTGGLGITPSSIADAFAILCSIEWDAFNGSTKVIIQSSSNTTIEMFKSGDIPWYIRVRWLKVIDKFEKMELLHCIKEVKFSAITLATNGVGLKAGERNIHIGRPPSLKRIELPRVAYYYLC